The following coding sequences are from one Paenibacillus sp. FSL R5-0912 window:
- a CDS encoding FIST signal transduction protein, with amino-acid sequence MKALSFNTLGEAKRHLEQLDSSRGLVLFASAAAVSELSRHAPSRAVLCSTKGEYTPQGYRSGVVTGFEYESGIADIVEILHPPVLSGNVLSASYHKVQGNSNAFLLLLCDGTGAMEETILSSLFFIAPEFKIIGGSAADDEHGETYIYIGSRRVQNLGIFFNMPGRTALVKENIYVPTGTTLLVTEADVFGRTVYSFNGRPAAEEYARVLGVPESELAEHFLSSPLGKRYEDDLIIASPMTINPDGSVTFYSQVMSSTYVEVLSAADPLAVLGETLGGSPYKPSFVLNINCTLRDQLFIRDGLWADFDRTMLGFCGNTTGFISYGEQYYKKHANQTMILLLVE; translated from the coding sequence ATGAAAGCTTTATCTTTTAACACATTGGGCGAAGCCAAGCGGCATCTGGAACAACTGGATAGCAGCAGAGGCTTGGTGCTGTTCGCTTCCGCTGCGGCAGTCAGCGAATTGTCCCGGCATGCACCCTCCCGGGCGGTATTGTGCTCAACCAAAGGCGAATATACCCCGCAGGGCTACCGCAGCGGCGTAGTCACTGGGTTCGAATACGAATCAGGGATAGCCGATATTGTGGAGATCCTGCATCCGCCCGTGCTTAGCGGCAATGTGCTAAGTGCCTCATATCACAAAGTACAAGGCAACTCTAATGCCTTTCTGCTGCTGCTATGTGACGGTACAGGCGCGATGGAGGAGACGATCCTCTCCTCGCTATTTTTCATTGCCCCGGAGTTCAAGATTATTGGGGGTAGTGCAGCGGATGATGAGCATGGAGAGACTTATATTTACATAGGAAGCCGCCGGGTGCAGAACCTGGGGATTTTCTTCAATATGCCGGGTCGTACTGCACTGGTTAAAGAAAATATTTATGTTCCCACCGGGACAACGCTGCTGGTGACAGAAGCCGATGTGTTCGGCAGAACGGTGTATTCCTTCAACGGACGTCCTGCTGCGGAAGAATACGCGCGCGTGCTTGGTGTCCCGGAGTCGGAGCTGGCAGAGCATTTCCTGAGCAGCCCGCTGGGCAAAAGATACGAAGACGATCTGATCATCGCCTCACCGATGACCATTAATCCGGATGGCTCTGTCACATTTTACAGCCAGGTTATGTCTAGTACTTATGTAGAGGTGCTGAGTGCAGCAGATCCGCTTGCTGTGCTGGGGGAGACGCTGGGCGGGAGCCCGTACAAGCCTTCCTTTGTGCTTAACATTAACTGTACGCTGCGGGACCAGCTCTTCATCCGGGACGGTCTGTGGGCGGATTTTGACAGGACTATGCTCGGATTCTGCGGCAACACTACAGGTTTCATCAGCTACGGAGAGCAATATTATAAAAAGCATGCCAACCAGACCATGATTCTGCTGCTGGTTGAATAA
- a CDS encoding MATE family efflux transporter: MQLQARLPAKKWLEKYLSGEGMDYRQIIALFIPILIDQAFIIGLNLVNTAMISSSGMAAVSAVNMVDSLNIFLINVFVAIATGGTVVVAQYKGSGNDRMVSQATAGSVTSVSLIAVGIGILLMGFHTPILNLLFGTASADVLDNARIYMIGSSISYLGIAVVQAVCGALRGVGRTRASLMLSLIMNLLYVLLNVVFINLLHMGVLGMTLAVNIARYAGMIFALVYLFKIDTVLRVRVRDLFHVPLSMLRRIMFIGVPFAAEQMFFNGGKLLTQIFIVSMGTYAIATNAIAGSLAMVFQIPASALSLTIVTVVGQSIGRGDVADARKFIKSFLWIGSASYALVALILMPLFHPLVSIFSPPPEIIDDLFIVLLVNAIAQIPLWAVSFILPSALRAAGDSRFTSITSMLSMWLFRVIFGYILGIVLGYGVLGVWLAMNCEWAVRGAVFLWRFRGEKWFAHKLI; the protein is encoded by the coding sequence ATGCAGCTTCAGGCTCGACTGCCGGCCAAAAAATGGCTGGAGAAGTATCTTTCCGGGGAAGGGATGGATTACCGGCAAATTATAGCTTTATTTATTCCGATCCTGATTGACCAGGCTTTCATCATCGGGCTAAATCTGGTAAACACTGCGATGATCAGCTCATCCGGCATGGCGGCGGTCAGTGCGGTGAATATGGTAGATTCACTGAATATTTTCCTGATCAACGTGTTCGTTGCCATTGCTACCGGCGGGACAGTGGTCGTTGCGCAGTACAAAGGCAGCGGCAACGACCGGATGGTATCCCAGGCTACGGCGGGTTCGGTCACCTCGGTATCGCTGATCGCCGTGGGAATCGGAATTCTGCTTATGGGCTTCCACACGCCGATACTGAACCTGCTGTTCGGAACAGCTTCCGCCGATGTGCTGGATAATGCCCGGATCTACATGATCGGCAGCAGTATTTCTTATCTGGGGATCGCGGTGGTTCAGGCTGTGTGCGGTGCGCTGCGTGGCGTCGGCAGGACGCGGGCTTCGCTGATGCTGTCGCTGATCATGAATCTGTTATACGTACTCCTGAACGTAGTCTTCATTAACCTGCTGCATATGGGTGTGCTGGGGATGACACTGGCGGTCAACATCGCGCGGTATGCGGGCATGATCTTTGCCCTGGTGTACCTGTTCAAGATTGACACGGTACTGCGTGTGCGGGTCCGCGACCTGTTCCATGTTCCGCTCTCCATGCTGCGCAGAATTATGTTCATCGGTGTTCCATTTGCAGCAGAGCAGATGTTCTTCAATGGCGGCAAGCTGCTGACCCAGATATTTATTGTTAGTATGGGCACCTATGCTATTGCGACCAATGCTATTGCCGGCTCGCTGGCGATGGTGTTTCAGATTCCGGCCAGTGCGTTGTCGCTGACGATCGTAACGGTGGTCGGCCAAAGCATCGGACGGGGGGATGTGGCAGATGCCAGAAAATTCATCAAGTCCTTCCTCTGGATCGGTTCAGCCTCGTATGCCTTGGTCGCCCTGATCCTGATGCCGCTGTTCCATCCGCTAGTGTCGATCTTCTCTCCGCCTCCTGAGATCATTGACGACTTGTTTATAGTCCTGTTGGTGAATGCCATTGCCCAGATTCCGCTGTGGGCGGTCAGCTTCATTCTGCCGTCCGCGCTGCGGGCAGCGGGGGATTCCCGCTTCACCTCTATTACCTCCATGCTGTCGATGTGGCTGTTCCGGGTTATATTCGGTTACATACTCGGGATCGTCCTCGGCTACGGTGTGCTGGGGGTCTGGCTGGCGATGAACTGCGAGTGGGCGGTCCGCGGAGCTGTTTTTCTATGGCGCTTCAGAGGCGAGAAATGGTTTGCGCACAAGCTGATATGA
- a CDS encoding flotillin family protein, producing MVILYLISGIVVVILLALFSIVTAYKKVPPNQAMIVYGLGGKRVVQGGGTFVIPGFQNNKTISMMLMSFDVIPAQAMFSRQGIKLNLEAVAQIKIKSDPTAILTASEQFIDRPEEDRETIILHSVEGHLRGLIGQLTVESILKTPDEINSKMRETCSEDLDKMGLEVVSFTIKKITDDKGYIDNMGVPEIERIRRDASIAKAEAERDIQIKQAEAEKESSIAKANAHQATIEAGTAARAKESLYEKELNIKQADFKLETEVKKAQADLAYELQQNKIKQSLVTEQVKITQMEAEANRTVREIEVELRQRELEATVIKPAQAENQATIMRAEAAKQRQILEAEAEAATTTKRGLATAEAELAKGRANAEIVQLAGAAEAGALEKKAEAYKQFTQAALTVEFLKILPELAEKIASPLAKVDKITVISQDGATSGVNKITGDIAKIMAQVPELTQTLTGMNVTEALSGLLGRDKEQ from the coding sequence ATGGTTATTCTTTATTTAATCTCGGGCATTGTTGTTGTTATTCTGCTGGCTTTGTTCAGTATCGTGACCGCTTATAAAAAAGTCCCGCCCAATCAGGCGATGATTGTATACGGTCTCGGCGGTAAAAGAGTGGTGCAGGGCGGCGGGACGTTCGTCATCCCGGGCTTCCAGAACAATAAGACCATCTCGATGATGCTGATGAGCTTCGATGTCATTCCAGCGCAGGCGATGTTCTCCCGGCAGGGCATCAAGCTCAACCTGGAGGCGGTCGCCCAGATAAAAATCAAAAGCGATCCCACCGCTATTCTGACGGCCAGTGAGCAGTTCATCGACCGGCCCGAAGAAGACCGCGAGACAATTATCCTGCATTCGGTGGAGGGCCACCTGCGCGGCTTAATCGGGCAATTGACGGTGGAATCCATCCTCAAGACGCCTGATGAAATCAACAGCAAGATGAGGGAGACCTGCTCGGAGGACCTCGACAAGATGGGGCTTGAGGTCGTCAGCTTCACCATCAAAAAAATTACGGATGACAAAGGGTACATCGACAATATGGGGGTTCCGGAAATTGAGCGCATCCGCCGCGATGCCAGCATTGCCAAGGCGGAAGCGGAACGCGATATTCAGATCAAGCAGGCCGAGGCGGAGAAGGAATCCTCCATTGCCAAAGCCAATGCACATCAGGCCACCATTGAAGCGGGAACCGCCGCCCGCGCGAAGGAGTCCCTGTACGAGAAGGAACTGAACATTAAGCAGGCGGATTTCAAGCTGGAGACAGAAGTGAAGAAGGCTCAGGCGGATCTTGCGTATGAATTGCAGCAGAACAAAATTAAGCAATCGCTCGTTACCGAACAGGTCAAAATCACGCAGATGGAAGCGGAGGCCAACCGGACAGTCAGGGAAATCGAAGTCGAGCTGAGACAGCGGGAGCTGGAGGCAACGGTGATCAAGCCTGCCCAGGCGGAGAACCAGGCTACGATCATGAGAGCCGAAGCCGCCAAGCAGCGGCAGATTCTTGAGGCGGAAGCCGAGGCAGCGACAACCACCAAGCGCGGACTGGCCACGGCAGAAGCTGAGCTGGCGAAAGGGAGAGCGAATGCGGAGATTGTCCAGCTGGCCGGAGCGGCGGAAGCGGGAGCCCTGGAGAAGAAAGCCGAAGCGTACAAACAGTTCACACAAGCTGCGCTTACCGTGGAATTCCTGAAAATACTGCCGGAGCTGGCTGAGAAAATTGCTTCCCCGCTCGCCAAGGTGGATAAGATTACAGTGATTTCCCAGGATGGAGCTACCTCAGGCGTGAACAAAATTACCGGCGATATTGCCAAAATAATGGCCCAGGTTCCTGAGTTGACCCAGACGCTTACCGGTATGAATGTGACCGAAGCGCTCAGCGGACTGCTTGGCCGGGATAAAGAGCAGTAA
- a CDS encoding methyl-accepting chemotaxis protein, with protein MQWITRLRTSWGKSISAGAVQSHNTLAVLEKTDSSGQSAGTLKTAGAAANATEPPENTGRTAAANDASATESYGMHAYTLAGQIRRETDEILKEEAQLVEEFAALRAGSGELISQIGGTQQLLEHLKTNSGQTEDLINEMYGSLSFSSNKIEFAKEANIQISAEMQKASAVFTEFVSLNEDLRGHFRSIEQLAKIITDIAEQTNLLSLNAAIEAARAGEHGRGFSVVATEIRKLADSTRSHVKEIMGSLSGMTQVMEQLHSKSGDGTTAMTETNAKISQSTVYMNEIVEAEEEVFQHLEKIQESQESSMEDVEQINGDLLRILEKSGQDAGQFQKMVLTVQQKADHYQQLLNHLHQIEQLQQLDEAQKTGV; from the coding sequence ATGCAGTGGATAACCAGATTACGCACTTCATGGGGCAAAAGCATCTCTGCCGGAGCTGTTCAAAGTCATAATACATTAGCCGTTCTTGAAAAAACGGACAGCTCCGGACAATCAGCCGGGACGCTAAAGACAGCTGGAGCAGCGGCTAATGCTACTGAGCCTCCAGAGAATACTGGCAGGACAGCTGCCGCTAACGACGCTTCAGCCACTGAATCCTATGGGATGCACGCCTATACCCTGGCCGGACAGATCCGCCGCGAAACTGACGAGATTCTTAAGGAAGAGGCCCAGCTGGTAGAGGAGTTTGCGGCTTTACGGGCGGGCAGCGGTGAGCTGATCAGCCAGATCGGCGGGACCCAGCAGCTTCTGGAGCATCTGAAGACCAACAGCGGACAGACCGAAGATCTCATCAATGAAATGTATGGCAGCCTCTCTTTTTCCTCCAATAAAATTGAATTCGCCAAAGAGGCCAATATCCAGATCTCGGCGGAAATGCAGAAGGCTTCGGCGGTATTTACTGAATTTGTCAGCTTGAATGAGGACCTGCGGGGGCATTTCCGGAGCATCGAGCAGCTGGCAAAGATCATTACGGATATTGCTGAGCAGACGAATCTGTTGTCGCTGAATGCAGCGATCGAGGCGGCGCGGGCCGGAGAGCACGGACGGGGCTTCTCGGTGGTTGCCACAGAAATCCGCAAGCTGGCCGACAGCACGCGCAGTCATGTGAAGGAGATCATGGGCTCCCTTTCGGGGATGACCCAGGTGATGGAGCAGCTTCACAGCAAGTCCGGTGACGGGACAACGGCGATGACAGAGACGAATGCGAAGATCAGCCAGTCCACGGTATACATGAACGAGATCGTGGAAGCGGAGGAAGAGGTATTCCAGCATCTGGAGAAGATTCAGGAATCGCAGGAGAGCAGCATGGAGGATGTGGAGCAGATCAATGGCGATCTGCTGCGTATTCTGGAGAAATCGGGACAGGATGCAGGGCAGTTCCAGAAGATGGTGCTTACCGTCCAGCAAAAAGCCGACCACTATCAGCAGCTGCTTAATCATTTGCATCAGATAGAGCAGCTGCAGCAGCTGGATGAAGCACAGAAGACTGGCGTATAA